Proteins from one Ananas comosus cultivar F153 linkage group 5, ASM154086v1, whole genome shotgun sequence genomic window:
- the LOC109710866 gene encoding calpain-type cysteine protease ADL1 — MEVDEHHEVVLACSVCGALFSVLGPLSFWVLWAVNWRPWRIYSWIYARKWPEIIQGFHLSAICSLLCLFAWVVVLSPIVVLIAWGSFLIALLDRNIIGLAVIMAGTALLLAFYSIMLWWRTQWQSSRAVAYLLLFAVALLCAYELCAVYVTAGASAAERYSASGFFFGVSAIALAINMLFICKIVFNGNGFDVDEYVRRSYKFAYSDCVEVGPVSCLPDPPDPNDLYIRKSKRALHLGLLYLGSLLFLVMYSILYGLTAKEAHWLGAITSIAVVILDWNIGSCMFGFELLKSRVLALFVAGTSRLFLICFGVHYWYLGHCISYAFVSSVLLAAAVSRRLSILNPSVARRDALRSTVIRLREGFRRKGQNSSSSSSDGCGSSVKRSSGSVEAVQNGNPNESMCRNNSQSISDGNNWMLFARSNSCQEGNVDSGRASLAHRSNSCRSIIQESEMVNSSLVVCSSSGLESQGCESSGSIANSNQQLLDLNLAAIFEDRLNDPRITSMLKRKLHGDRELINLLEDKGLDPNFAFMLKEKGLDPRILALLQRSSLDADRDHAEAADVAATDSGRVDTTIPNILSLSEELRRRGLDRWLNLSRRILHLIAGTPERAWILFSLVFIVETVIMAIFRPKPVKLINATHEQFEFGFSVLLLSPVVCSVMAFLQSLRAEEMAMTSRPRKYGFIAWILTTCVGLLLSFLSKSSVILGLALTVPVMVACLAFGIPIWIRNGYRFWISAGELESRESVRDVPTRKERILLALSISLFAGSVIALGAIVSAKPLDDLGYRGWDGDKKSFYSPYATSMYLGWALTSAIALLFTAGLPIMAWFATYRFSLSSAICVGVFALVLVSSCGASYWGVVNSRADKVPLKADFLAALLPLICIPAVLSLFTGLYKWKDDDWKLSCGVYVFVGIGILLLLGGISAIIVTIRPWTVGVALLLIVLLLVFVVGVIQYWASNSFYLTRTQMLLVCFLAFLLALAAFLLGLFEGKPFVGASVGYFSFLFLLAGRSLTVLLSPPIVVYSPRVLPVYVYDAHADCAKNVSHSFLLLYGIALATEGWGVVASLKIYPPFAGAAVSAITLVVAFSFAVSRPCLTLMMMEDALHFLSKDTVVQAISRSVTKTRNALSGTYSAPQRSASSAALLIGDPAITRDRAGNFVLPRADVLKLRDRLRNEEIAAGSFLYRLKTCFAFRHDSPADVDYRRKMCAHARILALEEAIDTEWVYMWDKFGGYLLLLLGLTAKAEQIQDEVRLRLFLDSIGLSDLSAKEIKKWMPEDRRQFELIQESYIREKEMEEEILMQRREEEGKGKERRKVLLEKEERKWKEIETSLLSSMPNVGNRDAAAMAAAVRAVGGDSALDDSFARERVSNIARRIRAAQLARRAEQTGIPGAVCVLDDEPRSTGRHCGEIDPTICRTQKISFSIAVMVQPESGPVCLLGTEFQKKVCWEILVAGSEQGIEAGQVGLRLVTKGDRLTTVAKEWNIGASSIADGRWHTVTITLDADLGEATSFVDGGFDGYQGALPLQRSGIWEPGTDIWVGARPPTDLDAFGRSDSEGADSKMQIMDAFLWGRCLSEDEIAAFHASTSAGDYGLIDLGEDGWNGIDSPLRVEDWGSEEAEVELYDREDVDWDGQYSSGRKRRSGREGIAIDIDSFSRKLRKQWFESQEEVNQRMLSVERAVREALLTKGETQFTDQEFPPNDRSLYVDPGNPPLKLQVVSEWTRPIDIVKECGVGFQPCLYSGTVNSSDVCQGRLGDCWFLSAVAVLTEESRISEVIITPEFNEEGIYTVRFCIQGEWVPVVVDDWIPCESPGKPAFATSKKRNELWVSILEKAYAKLHGSYEALEGGLVQDALVDLTGGAGEEIDMRSAQAQIDLASGRLWSQMLHFKQEGFLLGAGSPSGSDVHISSSGIVQGHAYSILQVREVDGHKLVQIRNPWANEVEWNGPWSDSSAEWTDRMKHKLKHVPQSKDGIFWMSWQDFQIHFRSIYICRVYPPEMRYTIHGQWRGSTAGGCQDYDSWHQNPQFRLRVMGPDASLPVHVFITLTQGVSFSRKASGFRNYQSSHDSSMFYIGMRILKTRGHRAAYNIYLHESVGGTDYVNSREISCELVLEPYPKGYTIVPTTIQPGEEAPFLLSVFTKAAVRLEAI; from the exons ATGGAAGTGGACGAGCACCATGAGGTCGTTCTCGCGTGCAGTGTGTGCGGTGCTCTGTTCTCTGTCCTCGGTCCTCTCAGTTTCTGGGTTCTATGGGCTGTGAATTGGCGGCCGTGGAGGATATATAG TTGGATATATGCAAGGAAATGGCCAGAGATTATACAAGGGTTTCACTTAAGTGCAATATGCAGTTTGCTGTGTCTGTTTGCATGGGTTGTCGTCCTTTCTCCAATTGTTGTTCTAATAGCATGGGGAAGTTTTCTCATTGCACTTTTGGACCGAAATATTATTGGTTTGGCTGTGATAATGGCTGGCACTGCTCTGTTGCTAGCTTTCTATTCGATAATGCTTTGGTGGAGGACACAATGGCAAAGCTCAA GGGCTGTTGCTTACCTTCTTCTCTTTGCAGTAGCTCTACTTTGTGCATATGAACTCTGTGCTGTTTATGTGACAGCTGGCGCAAGTGCCGCCGAGCGTTATTCAGCATCAGGATTTTTCTTTGGCGTATCTGCCATAGCATTGGCCATTAACATGCTATTCATATGCAAAATTGTCTTCAATG GAAACGGGTTTGATGTTGATGAATATGTGCGGAGGTCATACAAATTTGCATACTCTGATTGTGTTGAAGTGGGTCCTGTCTCGTGTTTACCCGATCCACCGGATCCAAATGATTTATATATTAGAAAATCCAAGAG GGCTTTACATCTAGGACTTCTCTACCTTGGATCACTGCTTTTTCTTGTTATGTACTCCATCTTGTATGGGTTGACGGCAAAAGAAGCACATTGGTTGGGGGCGATTACTTCAATTGCAGTTGTCATTCTTG ACTGGAATATTGGCTCGTGCATGTTTGGATTTGAGTTACTTAAAAGTCGcgtgttggcactgtttgtggcTGGAACATCCAGGCTCTTCCTTATCTGCTTTGGAGTGCACTATTG GTACCTTGGACATTGCATTAGCTATGCATTCGTATCATCTGTGCTATTAGCTGCTGCTGTTTCCCGTCGGCTTTCTATTTTGAACCCCTCTGTTGCAAGGAGAGATGCTTTAAGAAGCACCGTTATAAGACTTCGTGAAGGATTCAGGCGGAAAGGGCAAAATAGCTCTTCAAGCTCATCTGATGGCTGTGGATCTAGTGTTAAACGAAGTAGTGGCAGCGTCGAAGCAGTTCAAAATGGTAACCCCAATGAGTCTATGTGTAGAAACAACTCCCAATCTATCAGTGATGGAAATAACTGGATGCTTTTTGCTCGATCCAATAGTTGCCAAGAGGGTAATGTAGATAGTGGGCGAGCAAGTTTGGCCCATCGTAGTAATTCGTGCCGATCGATTATTCAAGAGTCTGAAATGGTGAACAGTTCGCTAGTTGTTTGCTCTAGTAGTGGATTAGAGAGCCAAGGTTGCGAGTCCAGTGGGTCAATCGCAAATTCAAATCAGCAGCTTTTGGACTTGAATCTAGCCGCCATTTTCGAGGATAGGCTGAATGATCCAAGAATCACATCTATGCTGAAAAGGAAACTTCATGGAGATCGTGAATTAATCAATCTACTCGAAGATAAAGGACTAGACCCAAATTTTGCTTTCATGTTGAAGGAGAAGGGGTTGGATCCGAGGATTCTAGCTTTGTTGCAGAGAAGCAGTTTAGATGCAGATAGAGATCATGCAGAGGCTGCGGATGTTGCTGCCACTGATTCTGGTAGGGTCGATACCACTATCCCGAACATTTTATCCCTATCGGAAGAATTGAGGCGGCGCGGGTTGGATAGATGGCTTAATCTTTCTAGGCGTATATTGCACCTTATAGCTGGTACGCCGGAACGTGCATGGATTCTTTTCAGCTTAGTTTTTATCGTAGAGACAGTAATAATGGCCATCTTTCGTCCCAAGCCAGTTAAGTTGATAAATGCAACACATGAGCAG TTTGAATTTGGTTTTTCGGtacttcttctttctcctgTTGTTTGTTCTGTTATGGCGTTCCTTCAATCCCTCCGAGCAGAAGAAATGGCCATGACATCCAGACCCCGGAAG TATGGTTTCATCGCGTGGATTTTGACTACATGTGTTGGTTTGCTTCTGTCTTTCTTGAG CAAATCCTCGGTTATTCTGGGCTTGGCATTGACTGTCCCAGTTATGGTGGCTTGCCTTGCATTTGGTATACCAATATGGATACGTAATGGCTACCGTTTCTGGATTTCAGCAGGAGAGCTTGAAAGTCGTGAAAGTGTTCGGGACGTTCCTACCAGGAAGGAG CGTATTCTCCTTGCACTCAGTATTTCACTATTCGCTGGATCGGTCATAGCTCTCGGTGCAATAGTATCAGCCAAGCCTTTAGATGACTTAGGATACCGAGGATGGGATGGTGACAAAAAGAGCTTCTACTCTCCTTATGCAACATCTATGTATCTCGGGTGGGCACTGACGTCAGCAATTGCTTTGCTATTCACTGCTGGCCTTCCCATTATGGCTTGGTTTGCCACATACCGATTTTCGCTTTCATCAGCTATATGTGTTGGCGTCTTTGCTC TCGTTCTTGTTTCTTCCTGTGGAGCATCATACTGGGGTGTGGTAAATTCTCGAGCGGACAAAGTTCCATTGAAGGCTGATTTCCTTGCAGCACTGCTTCCTCTTATTTGTATTCCTGCAGTTTTGTCGCTGTTTACTGGATTATACAAATG GAAAGATGATGATTGGAAACTTTCTTGTGGAGTATATGTCTTTGTTGGCATTGGAATTCTGTTGTTGCTTGGTGGAATATCAGCGATTATAGTTACTATTCGGCCTTGGACC GTTGGTGTTGCACTCCTCTTGATTGTTCTTCTTCTTGTATTTGTTGTCGGTGTTATTCAGTATTGGGCTTCTAACAGTTTCTATTTGACAAGAACACAAATGTTGCTTGTTTGctttcttgcttttcttcttGCCTTGGCGGCATTTCTGTTGGGTTTGTTTGAAG GAAAACCATTTGTCGGTGCATCTGTGGGATACTTCTCTTTTCTGTTTCTTCTCGCAGGAAGATCATTGACT gtgCTTCTTTCGCCACCTATTGTTGTATATTCTCCAAGGGTATTACCCGTATATGTTTATGATGCTCATGCTGACTGTGCAAAAAATGTTAG TCACTCATTTCTTTTGCTTTACGGAATTGCTTTGGCAACCGAGGGTTGGGGTGTCGTTGCTAGTCTGAAAATCTATCCTCCTTTTGCTGGAGCTGCTGTATCTGCAATTACTCTTGTTGTTGCCTTTAGTTTCGCTGTTTCTCGCCCATGTCTCACGCTTATG ATGATGGAAGATGCTCTACATTTTCTGAGCAAGGATACTGTTGTTCAAGCTATATCTCGCTCGGTTACCAAG ACCAGGAATGCCTTAAGCGGCACATACTCCGCTCCCCAGCGTTCTGCTAGCTCAGCTGCTCTTCTGATTGGAGATCCCGCCATTACACGGGATAGGGCCGGAAATTTTGTGCTTCCGAGAGCCGATGTGTTAAAATTGAGAGATCGTCTGAGAAATGAAGAAATTGCAGCTGGTTCTTTTCTTTATAGACTTAAAACCTGTTTTGCATTTCGGCATGATTCCCCTGCGGATGTAGATTACAGAAGGAAAATGTGTGCGCATGCACGTATTTTAGCTTTAGAGGAGGCGATCGACACTGAGTGGGTGTATATGTGGGATAAATTCGGTGGTTATTTGCTTCTTTTACTTGGTTTGACTGCCAAGGCTGAACAGATACAA GATGAGGTCCGCCTTAGGCTTTTCCTTGATAGTATAGGCCTGTCAGATTTAAGTGCAAAGGAAATCAAGAAATGGATGCCAGAAGATCGGAGGCAATTTGAGTTGATCCAGGAAAG CTACATAAGGGAAAAAGAGATGGAAGAGGAGATTTTGATGCAAAGGCGGGAAGAGgaagggaaaggaaaagaaagaaggaaagttCTTTTGGAAAAAGAGGAACGCAAATGGAAAGAGATAGAGACTTCTTTATTGTCCTCTATGCCGAATGTTGGAAACCGGGATGCTGCAGCAATGGCGGCTGCCGTTCGTGCTGTGGGTGGCGATTCTGCATTGGATGATTCTTTCGCGAGGGAACGGGTTTCCAATATTGCTCGTCGAATACGAGCAGCGCAGTTGGCTCGTCGAGCTGAACAG ACCGGCATCCCAGGCGCAGTATGTGTCCTTGATGATGAACCTAGAAGTACTGGAAGGCATTGTGGAGAAATCGATCCTACTATCTGTCGAACCCAAAAAATCAGCTTTTCGATCGCAGTCATGGTGCAACCAGAATCAGGTCCTGTTTGTCTTCTAGGAACTGAGTTTCAAAAGAAGGTTTGTTGGGAAATCCTTGTGGCTGGTTCCGAACAAGGTATTGAGGCCGGGCAGGTTGGCCTCCGCTTGGTTACAAAAGGTGATAGACTGACTACTGTTGCTAAGGAGTGGAATATAGGCGCTTCGAGCATCGCAGATGGAAG GTGGCATACTGTTACTATAACTTTAGATGCTGATCTAGGTGAGGCAACTTCCTTCGTAGATGGAGGGTTTGATGGGTATCAGGGTGCACTACCACTTCAAAGAAGTGGCATATGGGAACCTGGAACCGATATCTGGGTTGGCGCTCGACCACCAACTGATTTAGATGCTTTCGGACGGTCGGATAGTGAAGGTGCGGattccaaaatgcaaataatgGATGCTTTCTTATGGGGGAGATGCCTGAGTGAGGATGAGATTGCTGCATTTCATGCTTCTACTAGTGCGGGAGATTATGGCTTGATTGATCTTGGGGAAGATGGATGGAATGGAATCGATTCACCTTTGAGG GTGGAGGACTGGGGAAGTGAAGAAGCAGAAGTTGAATTGTATGATAGGGAGGATGTAGACTGGGACGGGCAATACTCAAGTGGGCGAAAAAGGAGGTCGGGGCGCGAAGGAATAGCTATCGATATAGATTCCTTTTCTAGAAAATTGAGGAAACAGTGGTTTGAATCACAAGAGGAAGTTAATCAACGGATGTTATCTGTCGAAAGGGCTGTTAGAGAAGCCCTTTTAACAAAAGGGGAGACTCAGTTCACCGATCAGGAGTTCCCTCCAAATGATCGATCTTTATATGTTGATCCAGGGAACCCGCCTCTAAAACTGCAG GTTGTTTCCGAGTGGACCAGGCCGATTGATATTGTGAAAGAGTGTGGTGTTGGCTTTCAACCCTGCTTATATTCTGGTACTGTGAATTCCTCGGATGTTTGTCAG GGTAGGTTAGGTGACTGCTGGTTTTTAAGTGCTGTTGCCGTGCTAACTGAGGAGTCCCGTATATCAGAAGTTATAATCACTCCAGAGTTTAATGAAGAGGGAATTTACACTGTACGCTTCTGTATTCAG GGTGAGTGGGTCCCTGTGGTAGTTGACGATTGGATTCCTTGCGAGTCCCCCGGGAAACCTGCATTCGCCACTAGTAAGAAGCGCAACGAACTTTGGGTATCTATCCTCGAAAAGGCTTACGCCAAACTTCATGGCTCTTATGAAGCGTTAGAAGGCGGGCTTGTACAAGACGCCCTCGTCGATTTAACCGGTGGGGCCGGAGAAGAGATTGATATGAGGAGCGCTCAAGCTCAAATTGATTTGGCTAGCGGACGATTATGGTCCCAGATGTTGCATTTTAAGCAAGAAGGATTTTTGCTCGGTGCGGGGAGCCCATCTGGCTCTGATGTGCACATCTCATCAAGCGGCATCGTGCAAGGCCATGCTTACTCGATATTGCAG GTTAGAGAAGTTGATGGCCACAAGCTTGTTCAGATCCGAAATCCATGGGCGAACGAGGTCGAGTGGAATGGGCCTTGGTCAGACTCGTCGGCCGAGTGGACCGACCGAATGAAGCATAAGCTGAAGCATGTTCCTCAG TCGAAGGACGGGATATTCTGGATGTCATGGCAAGACTTTCAGATCCACTTCCGCTCTATATACATATGCCGTGTCTACCCGCCTGAGATGCGCTATACAATCCACGGCCAGTGGCGGGGCTCTACTGCCGGCGGCTGCCAGGATTACGATTCATGGCATCAAAACCCGCAATTCCGGCTTCGTGTAATGGGCCCCGATGCATCACTTCCCGTTCACGTGTTTATAACCCTAACCCAG